In Antennarius striatus isolate MH-2024 chromosome 10, ASM4005453v1, whole genome shotgun sequence, one DNA window encodes the following:
- the grxcr1a gene encoding glutaredoxin domain-containing cysteine-rich protein 1: MEEAIMTAESEKPQKRVRFRVASGNSGRVLKEMFKDEGPSDSLDSDCTSSSDADRASTPSTSGDVQGLYGYLGSELDDSEYEPDDLLMYAGATKDWMFTSKRVNILSKNGTVRGVKHKVSAAQTLFENLPKSNSMELSLEFGRIVIYTTSFRVVRTTFERCELVRKIFQNHRVKFLEKNIALDCEYGKELEERCRRVGEPPSLPVVFIDGHYLGGAEKILGMNESGELQDLLTKIERVQHPRMCQTCGDFAFIPCPMCHGSKMSVFRNCFTDSFKALKCTSCNENGLQPCSSCSQ; encoded by the exons ATGGAGGAGGCAATAATGACGGCGGAATCGGAGAAGCCCCAGAAACGGGTGAGGTTCCGCGTGGCTTCGGGGAACAGCGGCCGGGTGCTGAAGGAGATGTTCAAGGATGAAGGACCCTCGGACTCACTGGATTCGGACTGCACCAGCAGCTCTGATGCGGACCGGGCCAGCACTCCATCCACAAGTGGAGATGTACAGGGACTGTATGGATACTTGGGCTCTGAGCTGGATGACAGTGAGTATGAGCCTGATGATCTGCTCATGTATGCAGGGGCCACCAAAGACTGGATGTTCACCAGCAAGAGGGTCAATATTCTCAGTAAAAATGGAACCGTGAGAGGGGTCAAGCACAAGGTCAGCGCAGCTCAGACGCTGTTTGAAAACCTCCCTAAATCTAACAGT aTGGAATTATCTCTTGAATTTGGGCGTATCGTGATATACACCACAAGTTTCCGTGTGGTGAGGACCACCTTTGAGCGATGCGAGCTCGTCCGGAAGATCTTTCAGAACCACAGGGTGAAGTTCTTGGAGAAGAACATTGCCCTAGATTGTGAGTAtgggaaggagctggaggagcggTGCAGACGCGTTGGAGAACCTCCTTCATTACCAGTGGTGTTCATCGACGGACACTACCTTGGG GGCGCTGAGAAAATATTAGGCATGAACGAATCAGGAGAGCTTCAAGATCTTTTGACAAAAATCGAG AGGGTGCAGCATCCCCGGATGTGCCAGACCTGCGGGGATTTCGCCTTTATCCCGTGCCCAATGTGCCATGGCAGCAAGATGTCCGTGTTTCGCAACTGCTTCACGGATTCCTTCAAAGCCCTCAAGTGCACCTCCTGCAATGAGAACGGCCTGCAGCCTTGTTCCAGCTGCAGCCAGTGA